Proteins encoded in a region of the Haloglomus salinum genome:
- the gatD gene encoding Glu-tRNA(Gln) amidotransferase subunit GatD has protein sequence MNPGDRVRVDRGGTTYEGVLMPSTDADRLVVKLDGGYNVGIDRADAEAELLESGVYDVESAQDTDEGASEIQFDDDLPTVSLISTGGTIASTVDYRTGAVTAQFDAEDVLRAVPDLAGRANYRGRVVANILSENMTADIWQELAEAVHEEIEAGADGVVVMHGTDTMQFTASALAFMLDTPVPIVFTGSQRSADRPSSDNVMNAVCAVEAAKSDCAEVLVCMHATESDDRCALHRGTRVRKNHTSRRDAFETVGAEPLGYVDYDAEAVHFRREYAERDGVDLDIRADLETDVELVKFTPGMDFSRVERLSDAAGLVVEGTGLGHVHTDLIPTFEAMVDSGTPVVMTSQCIEGRVCDRVYDTGRDLLDAGVVEAEDTLPGTAKVKLMWALANVDDESVAATMRRSVAGEIQDRSTPWQ, from the coding sequence ATGAACCCAGGGGACCGCGTCCGCGTCGACCGCGGCGGGACGACCTACGAGGGCGTCCTCATGCCGTCGACGGACGCCGACCGGCTCGTCGTCAAGCTCGACGGCGGCTACAACGTCGGTATCGACCGCGCGGACGCCGAGGCCGAACTGCTCGAGTCCGGCGTCTACGACGTCGAGAGCGCACAGGACACCGACGAGGGCGCCTCCGAGATACAGTTCGACGACGACCTGCCCACCGTCTCGCTCATCTCCACCGGTGGCACCATCGCCTCCACCGTCGACTACCGAACGGGGGCCGTCACCGCCCAGTTCGACGCCGAGGACGTGCTCCGCGCCGTCCCGGACCTCGCCGGCCGCGCGAACTACCGGGGCCGCGTCGTCGCCAACATCCTCTCGGAGAATATGACGGCCGACATCTGGCAGGAACTCGCCGAGGCCGTCCACGAGGAGATCGAGGCGGGTGCCGACGGCGTCGTCGTGATGCACGGGACCGACACGATGCAGTTCACCGCGTCGGCGCTGGCGTTCATGCTGGACACGCCCGTCCCCATCGTCTTCACGGGGAGCCAGCGTTCCGCGGACCGGCCCTCCTCCGACAACGTGATGAACGCCGTCTGTGCGGTCGAAGCCGCGAAATCCGACTGTGCGGAGGTGCTGGTCTGCATGCACGCCACCGAGTCCGACGACCGCTGTGCGCTCCACCGCGGGACGCGCGTCCGGAAGAACCACACCTCCCGGCGCGACGCCTTCGAGACGGTCGGCGCCGAGCCGCTGGGGTACGTGGATTACGATGCCGAGGCCGTCCACTTCCGCCGGGAGTACGCCGAGCGCGACGGCGTCGACCTCGACATCCGCGCGGACCTCGAGACGGACGTGGAACTGGTGAAGTTCACGCCCGGGATGGACTTCTCCCGCGTCGAGCGGCTCTCCGATGCGGCGGGTCTCGTCGTCGAGGGGACCGGCCTCGGCCACGTCCACACTGACCTCATCCCGACGTTCGAGGCGATGGTCGACTCGGGAACGCCGGTCGTGATGACCAGCCAGTGCATCGAGGGTCGAGTCTGCGACCGCGTCTACGACACCGGCCGTGACCTGCTCGACGCGGGCGTCGTCGAGGCCGAGGACACGCTCCCCGGGACGGCGAAGGTGAAGCTGATGTGGGCGCTCGCGAACGTCGACGACGAGTCGGTGGCGGCCACGATGCGCCGCTCCGTGGCGGGCGAGATTCAGGACCGCTCGACGCCGTGGCAGTAG
- a CDS encoding ATP-binding protein yields the protein MSETRPTDDIPDDFVRENRQHVRTLVESLVAMEGTADREAVDEAFRAAHSLKANCELAGLDDAGAVAHAVEDVLAAARAGHATVDEATADEAAAAVEAIERVIDAISDEDAIPAIDVDGWTTRLRSQLGDSEAVAADTAAATPDGQTGTAPDADDEAAAAGADPVPDLDDLDLDEEAQAALEAAGDYDDLDALVAAMDDEAEAYADLEGGGSFDAVEEAQASTELPEPDPQRTATHDEDAVGAGGSEGGDERGDAPAEMKPDTPVESTADRPDLPAPDPDLAPSTPGTRDAGSGASGPTDGVTVPGVGQVTDAAATIAESSLDAEQFGIDDDEAAEDAAAPEPLGAARSLAVEGRRLAAALDEGDLDGQAADALASLRTAADALGGAAAGDLRRLDALAPDLKRAVERATRHVETPVELDADLPPVALDRTVVDRLSEPLVHCVRNAIDHGIEEPRERGAAGKPEAGTVTVRGRRDGERLVVTVEDDGRGIDAEAVREAAVETGIEGAAGVTDDEALDLLFEAGLSTADASSDLSGRGVGMDVVGRAMADLEGEVTVDSTPGEGTTVRLSVPVGSGVERVRVVAVGGETYAVPEWPLEETVPASEARVQNGSIRVAAPELEQDAMGIETAFGSTVDYRVVDLVVALGVPEAAADGADEHDGQREPAYLLVDPPDGAGGRDRDGHVALRCDGVLSEHETLVTPLADVDANPAVDGVVVCDAGRVVPVLDPTAFVGGR from the coding sequence ATGAGCGAGACCCGGCCCACGGACGATATCCCGGACGACTTCGTCCGGGAGAACCGCCAGCACGTCCGCACACTCGTCGAGTCGCTCGTGGCGATGGAGGGGACGGCGGACCGCGAGGCGGTCGACGAGGCGTTCCGCGCGGCCCACTCGCTGAAGGCGAACTGCGAACTCGCCGGACTGGACGACGCCGGGGCGGTCGCCCACGCCGTCGAGGACGTCCTCGCGGCGGCCCGGGCAGGGCACGCGACGGTCGACGAGGCGACGGCGGACGAGGCCGCGGCCGCAGTCGAGGCCATCGAGCGGGTCATCGACGCCATCTCCGACGAGGACGCTATCCCGGCCATCGATGTGGACGGGTGGACCACACGCCTCCGGAGTCAGCTCGGCGATAGCGAGGCCGTCGCCGCGGACACCGCGGCAGCGACACCCGACGGACAGACGGGGACGGCCCCGGACGCGGACGACGAGGCAGCCGCGGCAGGTGCCGACCCTGTCCCCGACCTCGACGACCTGGACCTCGACGAGGAGGCACAGGCGGCGCTCGAGGCCGCGGGCGATTACGACGACCTCGACGCGCTCGTGGCGGCGATGGACGACGAGGCCGAAGCGTACGCCGACCTGGAGGGTGGCGGCTCGTTCGACGCGGTTGAGGAGGCCCAGGCATCCACGGAGTTACCGGAGCCGGACCCGCAGCGTACGGCGACTCACGACGAGGACGCCGTCGGCGCAGGGGGCAGCGAGGGGGGCGACGAGAGGGGCGACGCACCGGCCGAGATGAAACCCGACACGCCAGTCGAGTCCACGGCCGACCGGCCCGACCTGCCGGCACCCGACCCGGACCTGGCACCGTCGACGCCCGGGACGAGGGACGCGGGCAGCGGAGCGTCCGGGCCGACCGACGGAGTCACGGTTCCGGGAGTGGGGCAGGTCACGGACGCGGCGGCGACCATCGCCGAGAGTTCGCTCGACGCCGAGCAGTTCGGCATCGACGACGACGAGGCCGCCGAGGACGCGGCGGCCCCGGAACCGCTCGGGGCGGCACGGAGTCTCGCTGTCGAGGGGCGCCGGCTGGCTGCGGCGCTCGATGAGGGTGACCTCGACGGGCAGGCCGCCGACGCGCTGGCCTCGCTCCGTACCGCCGCCGACGCGCTCGGCGGCGCGGCGGCCGGCGATCTGCGCCGACTGGACGCGCTGGCGCCGGACCTCAAGCGGGCGGTCGAGCGCGCCACACGCCACGTCGAGACGCCCGTTGAACTCGACGCCGACCTCCCACCGGTCGCGCTCGACCGGACAGTCGTCGACCGCCTCTCGGAGCCGCTGGTCCACTGCGTGCGCAACGCCATCGACCACGGCATCGAGGAGCCGCGCGAGCGTGGCGCCGCCGGGAAGCCGGAGGCCGGGACCGTCACGGTCCGGGGCCGGCGCGACGGCGAGCGGCTGGTGGTCACCGTGGAGGACGACGGGCGCGGTATCGACGCCGAGGCCGTCCGCGAGGCGGCCGTCGAGACCGGTATCGAGGGAGCAGCCGGCGTAACCGACGACGAGGCACTCGACCTGCTGTTCGAGGCCGGCCTCTCGACCGCCGACGCCAGCAGCGACCTCTCCGGGCGCGGCGTCGGGATGGACGTCGTCGGCCGGGCGATGGCCGACCTCGAGGGCGAGGTGACCGTCGACTCGACGCCCGGCGAGGGGACGACGGTTCGGCTGTCGGTCCCCGTCGGGAGTGGCGTCGAGCGGGTCCGGGTCGTCGCGGTCGGGGGCGAGACGTACGCCGTTCCCGAGTGGCCACTCGAGGAGACGGTACCGGCGAGCGAGGCACGTGTGCAGAACGGCTCGATACGGGTCGCCGCTCCCGAACTCGAGCAGGACGCGATGGGCATCGAGACGGCGTTCGGCTCGACCGTGGACTACCGGGTGGTCGACCTCGTGGTGGCGCTCGGGGTGCCGGAAGCGGCGGCTGACGGAGCCGACGAGCACGACGGGCAACGCGAACCGGCGTACCTCCTGGTCGACCCGCCGGACGGGGCCGGCGGGCGCGAC
- a CDS encoding chemotaxis protein CheW, with protein sequence MQTGDSSRTGGPGAHDSVAFVRFRLGGFPLALEAGHVDRVAPAPEGTRLPGAPAPVAGLGYVAGRPTVIVSLADRLDVEPEGGERAVVVVRSGDGPSVGLLADGTSGFLTAPAEAVTPPAESGDFFFGNAAENRLFRAVVTSEEGTAYVLSPGGIRALAGSRGERP encoded by the coding sequence ATGCAGACGGGGGACAGCAGCCGGACGGGTGGGCCCGGAGCGCACGACAGCGTCGCGTTCGTGCGGTTCCGGCTCGGCGGCTTCCCGCTGGCGCTGGAGGCCGGCCACGTCGACCGGGTGGCGCCGGCACCCGAGGGGACGCGGCTCCCGGGGGCACCCGCACCGGTGGCCGGACTGGGCTACGTCGCCGGTCGCCCGACCGTCATCGTGTCGCTGGCCGACCGCCTCGACGTCGAACCGGAGGGCGGCGAGCGCGCGGTGGTCGTGGTCCGAAGCGGGGACGGGCCATCCGTGGGCCTGCTCGCCGACGGGACGAGCGGGTTCCTGACGGCGCCGGCCGAGGCGGTGACACCGCCCGCAGAATCCGGCGACTTCTTCTTCGGGAACGCGGCCGAGAATCGGCTGTTCCGCGCCGTCGTCACGTCCGAGGAGGGGACGGCGTACGTGCTGTCGCCGGGCGGGATACGCGCCCTCGCCGGCAGTCGGGGTGAGCGGCCATGA